In the Planctomycetaceae bacterium genome, GGTATGACCGTCAAGGTCTACGTCATCGGACCGACTGTGAAGGAAATGTCTACTGGATTCACCGGACAAATCAGGAATGCCCTTCCCATTGGTCGAATTGAAGGATGCTGATTTTCGGGAATGCGATTCCGGGCGATGCTGGTCAGAGCGAACCCCGGGATCGCACTCCTTTTGTATTCTTCCGGCCTGAACAGCCAACTGGTTAAAGGATTAACCTCGTGGGCGAAGTGAACCAATGTTGCTCCGTAAGCGAGCCAGATGGAATGAATGGAATGCCCCGTTCATTGCACAGGGATTGGTTCCGAAGAAGTCCGGTGGAAACCCGTACGCAGATTCATCTGGAATTGCTCGCCTTTCGGGATACGGCGCTGCGTACACTCGCCATGATCGCTCTTTGGTGGCTGGTCGTTTCTCAATGCCCTGGCGGCGAGTCACCGACGGCCATTGCCGGGCAACCAGTGAATCCCGGGCCGCGAGTTGATCCGGGGCAGACAGCGGGAAATTCGAAGGGGCCCGTCGATGCAAACGCTCCGCAGTTGCTCAAAGAACCTGCGCCGACTTCCGCATTCGCGTTTCCGCCTGAAGCTGAATCATCGCCACTGGTCGATTCCATCCTGGACCAACGTGGAACCACTCGACTGGACTATTTCCCGTCACTGGCGGAACGCTCGAACGATTCTCGGGTTCCTGTTGACCAGACATCGTTGAGTCAGATCATTCCCGAAACGACCAATGAGGTCCTTCCGACTCACGGGACACATACGAATTTCGTTTCGTTTCGGCAGCTCTTTGATGATCCGGCCAAATACAGTCCCTGCGAAACCGGATGGCAGCTACTTCCGGACGGGCTGCTCTACAAAACTTATCTGGCAGGCTACAAAGAACCGCGAATTCAGTACACGAATCTTTTCGACACGCATTCGAAGCGGCGTGTGACAGAAGCAGTTTTAGGTGGTCGTGTAGGCATCGTTCGCTATGGAACTTTTGGAGCGAACAATCCTCAGGGATTCCAACTGGATCTGGACGGAGCTGTGTTTGCTCGCGTACTGCCGGATGAAGTGAGCACCATGCTGGAAGGAGCGGACTTTCGGGTGGGGCTTACCGGAACCTGGCGACATGGTCCATTAGCTGCTCGAACAGGTTACTATCATATCAGCAGTCACGTTGGTGACGAATTCCTGCTGGCCAATCCGATGTTCAATCGCATCAACTACGTACGAGACTCACTTTTGTTTGGTCTGAGTTATGATGTCAACAGTGACATCACTGTCTACAGCGAACTGGGCGCTGCGCCAGGGACCCAGGGCGGTGCGAAAATGTTTGAACTGCAGTTTGGTGGCCAGTACACGCCCATCGCGACTCGTCCCTCGAATGGCGCCCCCTATGTCGGTATCCACACACACCTCCGTGAAGAATTCAACTTCAATGGAAGTCTTAATGTCGTCGCTGGATGGGGATGGCAGGGGCCGACCAGTCGCCGCCGTCTTCGAGTGGGAATGATGTACTACACTGGACCGTCGATGCAATTCTCGTTTTTTGACCGCTATGAGAATCTGCTTGGCGGCGGTATCTGGTTCGATTACTAACTCAGACCCCATGTTTCAATAATTCCAGCGCGTGATCTGATTCGCCGTCGCAGCCTTTGGCGTGAGCGGATTTGGGAGTTTGCTGACCGTTGAAACACCGGGACAGGCAGGCACGACGACAGGAAACCATCGTGCTTACAGGTCTCCTGCTCGAGCTAGTCCTGTTTTTCAACAGGCTGCTCAGCTCAGTGCTGTTTGAACACGACGAACTGATTCGAAGTCGTCGCCTTTCAGGGATGGCTGCTCACCCCATCACTGGGTTTTCGCACGAACCACCAGAACAGAACGCCCACGACCAGTGTGATCACTGTCCCCAGAATGCGAGCCGGGTAAAGTACGGTCATCATCACCGCAAAAGACAGGGTTGCTGCAACATAAATCACCGCAGCAAACAGACCGGGCAGTCGCGGTTTTGAGATATCGGCAGGGGTCGGCAACAGAAGACAGGCAACCGTCAGTGCAGAAGACAGGGCCAGAGTTGTCCCGAGGTACTGAAGGAGTTCCAGCAGAGTGGACCAATAGACCAGAAACAGCGAGATCCCTGTTTGAAGGAGTACCGAGCGGGGCAGTCCGTTGCGGTCTGATCGGAACGCGGCTGGAAATACTCCATCCAGCGCCATTCGGCTATAGACACGCGGGCCCGTCATAATCATGCTGGCGACGGATGAAAACGTGGCAATGATAATCACGATGCGAATCAGCAGCTCGAGCCTGTCGCCGCCCATACGTTGTGAGGCGATCGTCGCGATTTCCGGCTGTCCGGCGATTTCTTCCGAAGCACTACCTGCGAGAAAAAGGAAGTTCAGCAGCAAATAGACAATCATCGTTGCAAGCGTGCCGAGCAAGAGACTTTTCGGCACTGTCACCGATGGAGACGCCGCTTCAGAGGCGATATATACCGCCTGATTGAAACCAGCATAGCTGAACGAGATCCACATCACAGATGATGCAAATTCATAAAGAATATTGGACGGCTGGGCTTGCGCAATGGGCTGCCACTGGATTCCATTCGCACTGACCCAGAATGAGCCGACGGTGATGAACAAACCCATTCCCAGCAGCTTGACAATGACGACCGCATTCTGGAGTTTGGCCGTTTTCATCTGCAGAAACGAGTGCCCGAGACCACAAAGAATGATGATGGTCGCGGCAATTGAGTGTGGCGGAACCGAATTGGGCAATGGAACCAATGGCGCTGCGTAGGTCTCGCAGGTCATGGCCGCCAGAGCGACCGGACCGCTGAATCCAGCCGTCAGCGAGATCCAGCCAGAGACAAACCCGGCAAGGGGATGCAATCTTTTCGACAGGTACAGGTATTCTCCACCTGATTCCGGCAGCTGGCGTGCCAGATCACCGTATGCGACTGCGCCGCACAGGGCGATGAGACCGGCAACGAACCATGCCAGCAGAACGATCGGAGCAGAACCAAGAGAGGCCAGCGAATAGCCAGACGTGGTAAAAACGCCTGAACCGATCATCCCTGCCACAACAGTACAGACCAGGGTGACCAGGCCGAACTGGCGAGAGCCCTGATTCATTCTTCACTCGATGCTGTCGGTCGCCGAAACCGAAGGAAGTAGTTTTCGTGGAATTCCGGGATCTTGACTTCTTCCACGAATTCAAACCCAGCCGCTACAACTTCGTCTTTCACGGTTCCTTTGCCAGCTCGGACATGGGTGAGTAGCCAGTCGCGTGAAACTCCGGGAATTCTGTTGAAATCCACAAGCACCAGCTGCCCGCCGGGTTTCAAACCCGCCCGAATGGACTGCAGCATTTCCGGATAGTATTCGAAGTGATGATAGGTATCGCAGACAAAGACGAAATCAACGCTCTCCGGCAACAGTCTGGCAGATTTCTCTTCCGACTGGATCACTCGGACGTTGTTGAGCTCATCAGCTTTGACGCGGCGCTGAATATGCTCGATCAGACGCGGGGAAATATCGACGGCGTAGACTCGACCGCTCTCCCCAACTTCCCGGGAGAATAGTCCAAGATAGAGTCCAGTCCCGCTCCCTACGTCCGCGATCGCACTACCCTTTTTCAGCCCAATCGCTCGAATCACAGATTTCCGCCCCGCGAATACTTCCCGGCTTTCGATTTCGAATCGTTTCAGCCACTCCTCCGGATTCAAATCCGGACTGAGAAATTCCTTATTGATATCAGCAGGAACCCTGGATTGATCTTCGGCCGGGGCATCAAGAGTTGCCAACGCTCCGACGTTGTCTGACGGAACGACAGGATTTCGGGGTTTTTCATCGGCAGATGCACCCTGACCGGTCGGTAAAATCAAGAGGACCAGCAGGGACACCTGACATAGACGTTTTACGAGAGTGTCGTGACAAGCGAAACTGTCAATTCCGGATTTCGTGGATAGCATCTGGTGATGACCTCGAATGAAGGCGTTCAGGAATTCAAATCGCCCGGCAACGGTGCGTTCCGTTCGATCCGATATGGGACCAATGCAGCATGACAAAACAGGATCAGACGTTCCAGGCAGAAAGGCCAAATTCCCGCCCTCGATCGGTTACGTGGGTCATTGTTTCCCTCACCGTGATTATGTGTGCGTTTTGGGTGACG is a window encoding:
- a CDS encoding DUF1207 domain-containing protein, with protein sequence METRTQIHLELLAFRDTALRTLAMIALWWLVVSQCPGGESPTAIAGQPVNPGPRVDPGQTAGNSKGPVDANAPQLLKEPAPTSAFAFPPEAESSPLVDSILDQRGTTRLDYFPSLAERSNDSRVPVDQTSLSQIIPETTNEVLPTHGTHTNFVSFRQLFDDPAKYSPCETGWQLLPDGLLYKTYLAGYKEPRIQYTNLFDTHSKRRVTEAVLGGRVGIVRYGTFGANNPQGFQLDLDGAVFARVLPDEVSTMLEGADFRVGLTGTWRHGPLAARTGYYHISSHVGDEFLLANPMFNRINYVRDSLLFGLSYDVNSDITVYSELGAAPGTQGGAKMFELQFGGQYTPIATRPSNGAPYVGIHTHLREEFNFNGSLNVVAGWGWQGPTSRRRLRVGMMYYTGPSMQFSFFDRYENLLGGGIWFDY
- a CDS encoding amino acid permease; this translates as MNQGSRQFGLVTLVCTVVAGMIGSGVFTTSGYSLASLGSAPIVLLAWFVAGLIALCGAVAYGDLARQLPESGGEYLYLSKRLHPLAGFVSGWISLTAGFSGPVALAAMTCETYAAPLVPLPNSVPPHSIAATIIILCGLGHSFLQMKTAKLQNAVVIVKLLGMGLFITVGSFWVSANGIQWQPIAQAQPSNILYEFASSVMWISFSYAGFNQAVYIASEAASPSVTVPKSLLLGTLATMIVYLLLNFLFLAGSASEEIAGQPEIATIASQRMGGDRLELLIRIVIIIATFSSVASMIMTGPRVYSRMALDGVFPAAFRSDRNGLPRSVLLQTGISLFLVYWSTLLELLQYLGTTLALSSALTVACLLLPTPADISKPRLPGLFAAVIYVAATLSFAVMMTVLYPARILGTVITLVVGVLFWWFVRKPSDGVSSHP
- a CDS encoding methyltransferase domain-containing protein, whose amino-acid sequence is MLSTKSGIDSFACHDTLVKRLCQVSLLVLLILPTGQGASADEKPRNPVVPSDNVGALATLDAPAEDQSRVPADINKEFLSPDLNPEEWLKRFEIESREVFAGRKSVIRAIGLKKGSAIADVGSGTGLYLGLFSREVGESGRVYAVDISPRLIEHIQRRVKADELNNVRVIQSEEKSARLLPESVDFVFVCDTYHHFEYYPEMLQSIRAGLKPGGQLVLVDFNRIPGVSRDWLLTHVRAGKGTVKDEVVAAGFEFVEEVKIPEFHENYFLRFRRPTASSEE